One part of the Streptomyces sp. NBC_00286 genome encodes these proteins:
- a CDS encoding class I SAM-dependent methyltransferase, with the protein MTEKLSQTRTEREYIPGLGKHFLTPLYDVAHHVFGLRPIHQEMITLAELRDGHQVLDVGCGTGNLLRATGRRHRNVDLVGLDPDPKALARAGRKARRAGLTVRLDRGFAQELPYDDGSFDRVFSSLMLHHLDSTSKDALLAEVRRVLRPDGLLVLADAVLDEHGHDHRHGRGRRQTGMRGRMREQLRDNAADAVSQRIAEAGFTVEPTRTMALRIGGRVGIELAHPSGSAQK; encoded by the coding sequence ATGACCGAAAAACTGTCTCAGACGCGTACCGAGCGGGAGTACATCCCGGGCTTGGGCAAGCACTTCCTGACGCCGCTGTACGACGTGGCGCATCACGTGTTCGGGCTGCGCCCGATCCACCAGGAGATGATCACGCTGGCAGAGCTGCGGGACGGCCACCAGGTGCTGGACGTCGGCTGCGGCACCGGGAACCTGCTGCGGGCGACCGGTCGGCGGCACCGGAACGTGGACCTCGTCGGGCTTGACCCTGATCCGAAGGCATTGGCCCGCGCCGGGCGCAAGGCGCGGCGGGCCGGCCTCACCGTACGGTTGGACCGCGGGTTCGCCCAGGAACTGCCCTATGACGACGGCTCGTTCGACCGAGTCTTCTCCAGCCTGATGCTGCACCACCTGGACAGCACGTCGAAGGACGCGCTGCTGGCCGAAGTGCGCCGGGTGCTACGGCCCGACGGGCTGCTGGTCCTGGCCGACGCGGTGCTCGACGAGCACGGGCACGACCACCGGCACGGCCGAGGGCGCCGTCAGACCGGTATGCGCGGCCGGATGCGCGAACAACTGCGCGACAACGCCGCCGACGCCGTGTCGCAACGGATAGCCGAAGCCGGCTTCACCGTGGAGCCGACCCGCACCATGGCACTGCGGATCGGCGGACGAGTCGGCATCGAACTGGCCCACCCAAGCGGGTCGGCCCAGAAATAG